One Solirubrobacter pauli DNA segment encodes these proteins:
- a CDS encoding response regulator transcription factor, whose protein sequence is MTASVRLLAVDPHELITWGLRSALTQQPWVERCLQANDLPQANRLAARYTPHVILVDGTLADGAEFHDLQEASPASRLVVMTERPSVPARLLHTVRACGFVSKSWGIEDIVAAVRLAGLGLGLAPPELSGDVPRLTMREEQVLTMIAKGETNDQIALDLKLSPNTIKQHASSAYRKLDAHNRTEAVRRAQFHGLIT, encoded by the coding sequence ATGACGGCGAGCGTGCGTCTGCTGGCGGTGGATCCCCACGAGCTGATCACGTGGGGCCTGCGCAGCGCGCTGACGCAGCAGCCGTGGGTCGAGCGCTGCCTGCAGGCCAACGACCTCCCCCAGGCCAACCGCCTCGCCGCGCGCTACACGCCGCACGTGATCCTGGTCGACGGCACGCTGGCCGACGGCGCGGAGTTCCACGACCTCCAGGAGGCCTCGCCCGCGAGCCGGCTCGTCGTGATGACCGAGCGCCCGTCGGTCCCCGCCCGCCTGCTGCACACGGTGCGCGCCTGCGGCTTCGTCTCGAAGTCGTGGGGCATCGAGGACATCGTCGCCGCGGTGCGCCTCGCGGGCCTGGGCCTCGGCCTGGCACCGCCCGAGCTGAGCGGCGACGTGCCCCGGCTCACCATGCGCGAGGAGCAGGTCCTGACGATGATCGCCAAGGGCGAGACCAACGATCAGATCGCGCTGGACCTCAAGCTCTCGCCGAACACGATCAAGCAGCACGCGAGCAGCGCGTACCGCAAGCTCGACGCCCACAACCGCACCGAAGCCGTCCGGCGCGCGCAGTTCCACGGGCTGATTACATGA